From Aricia agestis chromosome 11, ilAriAges1.1, whole genome shotgun sequence, a single genomic window includes:
- the LOC121731686 gene encoding NADH dehydrogenase [ubiquinone] 1 beta subcomplex subunit 11, mitochondrial, translated as MAALIKLRHMPIVQRSVFNHLLRNSRNISTSKKNSDTATTTCDTTPQDKNWVSYGFDYTSKEEDDSAHHASYFFSITMCIVFGGFAWAYAPDVHLRDWAQREAYLELHRREKAGLPPISPNYVDPSTINLPSDEELGDTEIII; from the coding sequence ATGGCGGCTTTGATAAAATTACGTCACATGCCTATTGTGCAAAGAAGTGTCTTCAACCACTTGCTACGAAACAGTCGCAACATTTCTACGTCCAAGAAAAATAGTGATACTGCTACAACAACATGCGATACAACACCTCAAGATAAAAATTGGGTTAGCTACGGCTTTGATTACACCAGCAAGGAAGAGGACGATAGTGCCCACCATGCTTCATACTTTTTCTCCATCACCATGTGTATTGTGTTTGGAGGTTTCGCTTGGGCATACGCTCCGGACGTACACTTGAGAGATTGGGCACAACGCGAGGCTTACTTAGAACTTCATCGCCGTGAAAAGGCTGGATTACCTCCAATTAGTCCTAATTATGTGGATCCATCAACTATTAATCTACCTTCGGATGAGGAGCTGGGTGatactgaaattattatttaa